One Onthophagus taurus isolate NC chromosome 11, IU_Otau_3.0, whole genome shotgun sequence genomic window carries:
- the LOC111415533 gene encoding tetra-peptide repeat homeobox protein 1-like, translated as MKTLIVLFAITVCVANGYPGLPLGGVLVGPGNPGAILQGPAAKGSVIGPDGSIVSGAAQAGAIAAGAIPGGVVSGAVSPGLVGIPAPIAIQAPIAIPSPIIAPVPIGLGIGLNNGLSGAVLAGPSGTVVSNGLGAVSVGAVGPIGPVGLGLGDDCDDGDDGSYRPSGKW; from the exons ATGAAAACTTTG ATCGTTCTTTTCGCAATTACTGTATGCGTTGCTAATGGATACCCTGGACTTCCATTAGGAGGGGTACTTGTTGGACCTGGAAATCCTGGAGCTATCCTTCAAGGACCTGCAGCAAAGGGATCAGTAATCGGCCCAGATGGATCAATCGTTTCTGGAGCTGCGCAAGCTGGTGCTATAGCAGCCGGAGCTATTCCTGGAGGAGTCGTCAGCGGTGCAGTTTCCCCGGGACTTGTCGGAATCCCAGCCCCAATTGCAATTCAAGCCCCAATCGCAATCCCTTCACCAATTATAGCCCCAGTTCCCATTGGTCTTGGTATTGGACTTAACAACGGATTAAGCGGAGCTGTTTTAGCCGGACCATCAGGAACTGTCGTTTCTAATGGATTAGGTGCTGTTAGTGTTGGTGCCGTTGGCCCAATTGGACCCGTAGGTCTTGGTCTTGGCGATGATTGTGATGATGGAGATGATGGATCTTATAGACCAAGCGGAAAGTGGTAA
- the LOC111415528 gene encoding collagen alpha-2(I) chain-like, whose product MKTLIFLFAITLCVANGYPGLPLGGVLVGPGNPGAILQGPAAKGSVIGPDGSVVSGAAQAGAITAGAIPGGVVSAAVSPGVVGIPAPIAIQAPIAIPSPIIVPAPIGIGLNNGLSGAVIAGPSGTVVSNGLGTVSVDAVGPLGPIGPVGDDCDDGDDGSYKPSGKW is encoded by the exons ATGAAAACTTTG ATCTTTCTTTTTGCAATTACTTTATGCGTTGCTAATGGATACCCTGGACTTCCATTAGGAGGCGTACTTGTTGGACCTGGAAATCCTGGAGCTATCCTTCAAGGACCTGCAGCAAAGGGATCAGTAATCGGCCCAGATGGATCAGTCGTTTCTGGAGCTGCGCAAGCTGGTGCCATAACAGCTGGTGCTATTCCTGGAGGAGTCGTTAGCGCTGCAGTTTCGCCAGGAGTTGTCGGAATCCCAGCCCCAATTGCAATTCAAGCCCCAATCGCAATCCCTTCACCAATTATAGTTCCAGCTCCTATTGGTATTGGACTTAACAATGGGCTAAGCGGAGCTGTTATAGCTGGACCATCAGGAACTGTGGTTTCCAATGGATTAGGTACAGTCAGTGTTGATGCTGTTGGTCCCCTTGGACCAATTGGCCCTGTAGGTGATGATTGCGATGATGGCGATGATGGATCTTATAAACCAAGTGGAAAGTGGTAA